The region GTATCTACGCAATAAACTTATACTATTTTTTGtatcaaaatatataattattagaGTATAGACAAGGGTATTActgtaattacattacataaaGGGCAAAGTTGTAATTTATTCTTTGATAGTTAGTTATTAACATTTGAAACTATTATATACTCTCTAATtcagtaaataaataaataaataacccaAAGTAgtctaaatttaaaaaaaaaaaaaaaaaaagatagataACTTTTATAATATCTATATGTTGTAGCAAATGTCATGATTTTCAAAATTATAAATATGGTTAAGATTTTTAATATAATAGTAATTTTTTAAAGCTTAAATAGACAACATACAACATATTATCTTATTTAAAGCGGTGTACATACTATCATCACGATAGAAGCATTTATGTAAAACAATTAGAACTTGATTATAGTAAcaattacaaaaaatatatattatatatatataaatattttagtttttatgtAAACCGAACCTTGATAATGAACGTCCGTGTTTTCAGATAATGCTTATCACGCGTTGGTCCGTTACTCACATTGAACTCTAACTGCTTTAGAAGTTACAATCATAAGTTACTATTAGAGAAAAATGTTTCAACCAAAGAAAAAGTATAAAGTAAAACTGCATTAATACACAATAATTAAGCCTCTCTAGAGCTAATAAGTTAGGATGGTCCTTCCACTAAGTATTATTATGTAGTCTATATTCCAATTCTTTCCCTTTCactctttttgttgtttttgggaTGTAAATAAAGTTCAACACCATCCAAAATTCCAAACGCATATTTTACCTCTTAAAATTATAattactatacattacattagtAAATATAGCATCACTAATGATTATGTTATATCTTTTGGAGAATTGAATGTCATGGTCTAGTATCTTCTATGATTATAgtaattattaaatatttttagcAATTGATATATAATTGCCGATAGAAATAGATCCTCCACATGAACCTATATGGATGTGGCAATAACATATTTTGGAATTTTTGGATCTACATATTTCTTATTCAAACTCCCCAAAGGACCCAACGACCCAACAGATTAACTGATACATCCTTCCTCGTCCATGGGTGCTCGTCTTCTATAAAAAAGAAATGATAATGTGAAATAATCCTTATATTTATCTGATGTATCACATGCAGTATGATCAAAGTCTCAAACCTAGAATTTGACGAAGAGCTTAAGTGACAACTTATAGATGCTTTATATCTAGTAATCTttcttatagttattgcatccgtcatgttttgttttttgttttttgttttttaatccGGTCAAACCACTAGAGTTACCAAAATAGTATGATACCTCATACAAGGTGGATCATCAGGACTAAGGGCCCGTTTGTTTGGGTCTTAATACCACTTAATAATCCTTTTGTGTTCGGCTCCTTCAATCGCTTGGTTTCCATCGACATCTCCAGCCATCGATAGATCTTCCTCCCTATCGCCATCTTCTGCCGCCGTCTCAGCCCACCCTACCGCCTCGTCGCAGCCCTCTCAACCTCGCCATTAACGACTCCAGCAGCAGCAATATCATCAGGTTCGTTTTCTTCTCTTTTCTCCTCCTTTTTTctcgttttttttttctgatgttGCTTCAAATCAGATGCGTTTTCTTCTCCTTTTCTCGTTTTCTTCTTGCTTTTCTTCTATTCCTCCCTATCGCCATCGTTTATTCTGATGTTTTTTTTTCTCGTTTTTTCCCCTGTTGTTCTTCAAAATCTGCTATTGTCTTTTGTATGTgaaatttataattggaaataccTTCATTGAATTCTAAAATTATGTTGATTGCTGAAATATGAGACTTGATTTCTAGTTGTTGAATTGTGATTTATTTGTGCTGTTATGTGAAATTTGTAATGCTGAGATATGTTGTTCATTTGTTGAAAACTTGAAATATGTTGCTGATTTGTGATTGGTTTGTGCTGTTATGTGCTAATTATGTGTTGATTTTGGCTGTTTATGGGTAGATTTTTGTTGTTAGATGCTAATTATGTGCTGATTTTTGCTGATTATGCATTAATAGTTGTTGTTAAGTGCTGAATTATATTGTTATATGCTGATTTGTACAATTATGTGCTGATTTGTATTGTTATATGTTGATTTGTTATTGAAATGATACTAGACATGTCACAAAAGAAGTCTAGGATTAGTTGGAAGGTAGAAGCTATTGAAAAAGCTTTTTTGGAAGCATGTTTGGAAGAAATTACAGTTAATGGCAGGGAAGGGGGTAGTTTGAAAGCACTTTCTTGGAGGATTATAGCAGAAAAATTAGCAAAAGAACATAATTTCTTTGTGGACCAAAAGCAAATGAAGAATCGCTACGATTACTTAAAGTCAAAGTTTTCAGCTTGGTTGAAGTTAAAAAACAAAACCGGGAATGTTTATAATCTCGTAACCAACACCTTTAATCTTTCAGAAGAAGAATGGCAACTAGAAATGAAGGTATTTtgcatttttataataaaaaattattattaggCTTTAATAATCTAATATAATAATTTTCAAGCAGTCGAACACACATGTTGAAAGTTTGAGAAGAGCGCCACTACCCTTCCCCGACCTTTGTACACAATTGTTTGAAGGCGCGACTGCAACAGGCATTCATAGTTGGGGACCAACTTCTACCCTTCCCCTTCCTACTCAAGAGTCAAGCCACTATAGTTTGCATgacttttgtgacatccccaaaatcacggccataaaagaccggtttatttatgctttgtttaaaaatcagagtaacattttaaataaaagtgttgcggaatttgtcccaaaacaaaatatgataaagatttatcaaaagcatttccatagaaatgtatttcattaaaagacttgggatgtcatgttcgtacagatcaaaagcataaacaatacaatgtaagtcttactacattatttcatatctacaggcctatatccgtaatccctcgtccaaacatcataactatgctcaagcgccactacctataatacataaaactgagtgggtcgggcttgggagcctggtgagcacataggattttcaacccacaataaataagtttattaacttcattaaattaaacaaacccgattacccgttcccgttatcctcacattacgtccctaagcatctatcataagggacctatcctaaggattatcatcgggacggacactactgctaaggggattcctcagcaacaaatgtccttaaggcaaccatgtgggggatggagtacatctggtgagcacacagttcaaataaatacACAGTTTgaataaacacctacatgttgcgagcctgctagtgttccacgggactgtctagaatagtctgtggtcgtcatctatactctgttagatgattggatcatcaataacatctataacgaggcctctcatcgttTTATCTTGTCACACagaaactattacatctacccatgttttacccaacacattttgtagatataaaatacatatacagtttaaatcattgaaaacatgtataaaacgttcatccagcatagatagcaagtattcagataatatgcacacatagcacgtaatttatataaaatacttcatatttatgtgtaagctgaaagtaactatgcacttgttaaagtgatgattcaaaaatcgggcagcgcttgcttctaacgattctattttccttcgacgaaacctagcattattatcgctaaattttagtctaatatttaccgtgaccaactattagtcttagtattattagtattgttatataagcgttaaacaatattttccaaccactatgtacagacgggggccagacataaaacaccggagggcaagaccattttgacatatagcacttctgaaatccaacaaccctatgcggccctttaaaccagattccccgtaccgcgagtagttaaaaaaaatattataacgacacttatataagttataataatagctcaaatatttattataagttcataataacaatactaattttaaatataagttatattaaaataaggtaagcataacttacttacaagggggttttagctaggagtcgggctctgcaggggcagaacttcgtcgctgaatctttctaagaaagattcgtgcagcgctttaagtgctcaccttactatactaaactacagaaagagaagtcgaataacgagggaccgaaatgctcgggggataaggagagaaagaatCTTGAAtaaagagaatggtgcaagaaatatgagagcccaaggctcttatttatactaattgaattttcaaaaactaccctccataattacttaatgaccttttagttatataaacaactaaatacccctctataatactattttaaatggatttaatgatatttgtactaaactaatgtcgaaagaactcaacattagtcttataatgaccgcatcgtcgatacctttctaatgatatatacatatgtatatatatgtatacgtatatatgatttatattttattttaatacgtaaatatgctattatattttataactcgttcatacgaactctgtttttgacgttctttatatccacgcgtaggcgggaacgtaccctacaactttcgtttagactccatcggctaattttgaattaatttttaaagttatatttttaacaggccgggacaggattggtccgttaaaatctcataacttcttcatccgatgtccatttttgtctgtctttttatcgttacgctactaataacgagatcttcgattctcgtttaggttgtgtcggctaaaaatcaatcgatctaaaattcgaatttcgggttgtacaccgctaatccgaaacttcgaaaaatcataacttcttcgttataactcggatttcggcgttctttatatgtacggaaactttgtgacatattctacaacttggttaagattatttactctaaataatctttttgccgaaaagtcgttttcgacccctattgcctctaaattgactagcccggatctgcgggcgttacaatattgtgcttcatttcaaatctaaaggcttagattgtggaatgttaataaatttagtcaaggatacatagtgtgttctcaaattttgattatgattaaggtattcctcttcatagttcgaattgtaagaacgtgacacataaaatattatggcagaagattgataaagtatcatatctttatgtaagacattgtgcatcatgtcccatacacttcgggtataggaataattgcatatgctatattatttgaccattctaaaattttccaaatgtctagcgcattaagaaggaaaaaggatAAGAATTGgtattgactaagataattaaacaactatcaaaggacgatctaaagttcgttgaggattggtcgcttgtgagtagttggaagtatggtattgaatggaccatatcaacattattatgaatagataagattctattaagaatgagttgtcatatggtaaatatggaaatgtttccataattgggagttggaaattaagaatttatgtctagattagaaaattttatgcaaaaggatgttgaaaggaatgcactttgagtaagagacatcacatctatagaattgttctgtaacaatttttgatagagtaccttgtgattttgttggccaagtctttgtgatttttgtgtcgtgacttcacaagaggatcattgcataaaatattagaatttgacatattctaaaaggtggcaagaatttggtattcttacactaattataAGGATTGGGGATTGTTAAATGAGTTTCATTTGAAAAGtttttcatttgatctatttcacaaagtacggaccataggaaaccaaagtgtgcatgcttggagcatgggacaattgtggttatgattcgagttgtaaagttgattatctgaaacattaaacaatggataatgagtaatcaatatggtgattaaataaaagtgttttatttatactcacaagtttggggtcatataagattaagtattatcattgtgtttctctttgcatgttttgacttccagaataattgagtttattaagaataatcgaattattcaaacggtccgcagtcgtttatatgttggaggtaggtatgaatgaagactgtcatgaattggtttgaagattgtctaaagtgtattagacatagcaaaggtttgctacaacgttcatgagtgcttatgaatatgattttgagcattggattaaacccacgctcacttggatcgcttcatggattttatcacgagcgattggtgagacgataatatcttatattcttgaaaccgagatgtgtgagttgtatcttgcgaatcggtcacacattgataatatgtaaacgcaccagtaacttggtgttataaaacatattattgtgtgtgatttggtgagtgagtgcaagcaaacattgagtcgaagtttatccgttccttttacccaaagtgggataaaagcgatatatgtgggcccctcgatgatttagtgatgacaaacgtaaatgctcggccgggctagggctaatttgatttattcaacTAGTCAGTCctcgtaaatcggaaatcgggaaacaacacatagaatgagaaaatgatttcaatccatgtctcacgtctatacaatatctagaatgaaggaatatatgatcccttatctaaaggacaggttactgataagatcagagttcgacagcgtctttgagagctacgattgctaatcgagttgtacttgcatttgtggttactggacttattcaagtgggagacttttggattagtgtctaagcctgtaaccatatttgtcaagtacttgacatgattgtgcatggtccttttgggttgccttcaccaaagcaacttgactgtagaaataatagaaaaaaaggttattatgatttattaatatgttataagaataatatattaaaggagaaatcatatttgtttaattaatattggtcaataattaattaagaattaatttagtgatcaagtgtaattaattaaactagaggggttgaattgtaattatgtgatagttacaaaatatggtaatggtcatcctagatataggttggacgaattcaagggataagatatccttgaaatcgtccaaaggataaggataagggttttcaaggcttatcttatggttacttggtgggcaagcaactatataaggataaggactgaaactctaatctctacacctatataaatacccttaaggccataagaattcgtccatgccttgtctagggttcctaggGACGAATATCatacctcttctctctctctctctctctctctctctctctctctctcttgtctctccatttgctcttggtgtttgtgagccattagaggtactacacttgtggtacttgctttcaagacttagggtttgaagatttgagttgttattgcaatataacaacaagaggtatgtatttcgtctactatatgaatttcgaaaatactagggcatattagggtttctttatgtgttcataatgttgtgtaactaatagtgataacatagatccaactctagggctgcatgcacacataggattgtttgtataaaacccatcaattcggGCAATTACGACATTCCGAGTGGAGCCAATCTAGGCTTCCTAACATTCCAAAGAAGTCATGCACATTCGAATGATGATCATGTAATTTTTAGATGTCATTACAAGTTGGTTTGCGCAAATACAATGGACCATACAATCTCAAAACATACTTACAAAATTTGTGAAAACTTTGTCATGCAATATGTCCGGACACCATACGATTCTCATATAGTGCATCGGGAGAAGTGACCTATACTAGTTGACAAAGTACGACTGTGCATTTTTGTAAGAGAGTAAAACCAACTATATCTCTAGCATCTGCATGGTGTTAAAAATATAGACACACCGTCGTGACGTCGTTGACTATACGTCGAAACAAATATTTGTGCATATGGAACTCACGACAAAAATAATATCCTTGAAAAGTCGTGTGTTCTTCAAATAATCTTCCATGAGGCGTTGGTGAACAACTTCACGATTTATTTATATGAACCTTCTTTTTCTCCGATGATCATTTTTGACATTTTGTTGACGTAGGTCTTCTATCTTTTGTTTAACCTCTTGAATGACCTCAATGTCGATTTGAGCAACACATCAAAAAAACCACAACAATGAAGAGGGTGAAAGCGGCAATTTTAGAGAGAGTGGAGACTAAAGAAGAAGATTTTGATGTGGTGTGTGAATGAATGTAAGGTTGTATTTatggttatttaaaaaaaaagattatttttAAATAAAGAGTCATTGCTC is a window of Lactuca sativa cultivar Salinas chromosome 1, Lsat_Salinas_v11, whole genome shotgun sequence DNA encoding:
- the LOC128127023 gene encoding uncharacterized protein LOC128127023, with amino-acid sequence MSQKKSRISWKVEAIEKAFLEACLEEITVNGREGGSLKALSWRIIAEKLAKEHNFFVDQKQMKNRYDYLKSKFSAWLKLKNKTGNVYNLVTNTFNLSEEEWQLEMKEIRRCEDEVVDHIFSNALLPIRFGHCLSPGVV